A genomic window from Punica granatum isolate Tunisia-2019 chromosome 2, ASM765513v2, whole genome shotgun sequence includes:
- the LOC116195766 gene encoding protein FIZZY-RELATED 3 gives MESSQRRKSGINLPAGMSGTSLRLDSISSPVRASPSLPSPVRSLSSLYSPSKSSSSCSDRFIPCRSSSRLHTFGLEEKQSPGKQGGNEAYSRMLKAELFGADFACSSPAGQGSPMSPNMLRFKTDSSGPNSPYSPSILGQDSGFSNEASTPPKPPRKVPKTPHKVLDAPSLQDDFYLNLVDWSSQNVLAVGLGTSVYLWSASNSKVTKLCDLGPNDGVCSVQWTREGSCISVGTNLGQVQIWDGTRCKKIRTMGGHQTRTGVLAWNSRILSSGSRDRAILHHDLRVPNDCVGKLVGHKSEVCGLKWSHDDRELASGGNDNQLLVWNQHSQQPALRLTEHTAAVKAIAWSPHQTGLLASGGGTADRCIRFWNTTNGHQLSSVDTGSQVCNLMWSKNVNELVSTHGYSQNQIMVWKYPSMAKVATLTGHSLRVLYLAMSPDGQTIVTGAGDETLRFWNVFPSVKTPAPVKDTGLWSLGRTQIR, from the exons ATGGAATCGTCCCAGAGGAGGAAGAGTGGGATTAACCTCCCCGCAGGGATGTCGGGAACCTCTCTCCGTCTCGATAGCATCTCGAGCCCTGTTCGGGCCTCGCCGAGCCTGCCGAGCCCTGTTCGGTCCTTGTCAAGCCTTTACTCCCCGTCCAAGTCTTCCTCATCGTGCAGCGATAGGTTCATCCCGTGCAGATCCTCGTCGAGGCTTCACACCTTCGGCCTTGAGGAGAAGCAGTCGCCGGGCAAACAAGGGGGAAACGAAGCGTACTCTAGGATGCTTAAGGCGGAACTTTTTGGGGCTGATTTTGCGTGTTCTTCTCCTGCAGGTCAGGGGTCTCCCATGAGTCCCAACATGCTGAGGTTCAAGACTGACAGCTCGGGCCCAAATTCACCGTATTCACCTTCCATTCTGGGACAGGATAGCGGATTCTCAAACGAGGCTTCGACTCCTCCCAAGCCACCGAGGAAAGTGCCCAAGACACCTCATAAG GTTTTGGATGCCCCGTCGCTACAAGACGACTTCTATTTAAACCTCGTGGACTGGTCATCGCAGAATGTACTGGCGGTCGGGTTGGGAACCTCTGTCTATCTCTGGAGTGCATCAAATAGTAAA GTGACGAAGCTATGCGATTTGGGACCTAACGATGGTGTTTGCTCGGTCCAGTGGACCCGGGAAGGTTCCTGCATATCAGTTGGAACAAATTTAGGTCAAGTCCAG ATTTGGGATGGAACTCGGTGCAAGAAAATCCGAACAATGGGCGGGCATCAAACCAGAACTGGTGTCTTAGCATGGAATTCACGGATACTGTCCTCTGGTAGCAGAGACCGAGCTATCCTGCACCACGATCTTCGAGTACCAAACGACTGTGTCGGCAAGCTTGTTGGGCATAAATCGGAG GTGTGTGGGTTAAAATGGTCTCATGATGATCGCGAGCTGGCCTCTGGAGGAAATGACAATCAG CTGTTAGTGTGGAACCAGCATTCTCAGCAGCCTGCACTGAGATTGACGGAGCATACAGCAGCTGTCAAGGCCATTGCGTGGTCCCCGCATCAGACTGGCCTCCTGGCCTCAGGAGGTGGGACTGCTGATCGGTGCATACGGTTCTGGAACACTACCAATGGGCATCAACTGAGCAGTGTTGACACTGGAAGTCAG GTTTGCAATCTGATGTGGAGTAAGAACGTGAATGAGCTCGTCAGCACTCACGGTTATTCCCAGAATCAGATAATGGTGTGGAAGTACCCATCGATGGCAAAG GTTGCAACTCTAACTGGGCATAGTCTTCGAGTTCTCTATCTTGCCATGTCTCCTGATGGTCAG ACAATAGTGACTGGAGCAGGGGATGAGACTTTGAGGTTCTGGAATGTTTTTCCGTCAGTTAAAACTCCG GCACCGGTCAAGGATACAGGGCTGTGGTCATTGGGGCGAACACAGATTCGATAA